The DNA region CCTGTCTTTCCCGGCGTCCCCCGTACTGAAATATTCCAGGAGCTCCCGGCTCCTTTCAGGAGGAAACGAGGTCAGCCGATCGCTGTATGTATATCGCTTCGGCAATTGGCGAACCAGGGCACTGACCGGGGTTTGCCGCTCATTTACCTGATGCAGGACTGAAATGACGACAATGAGCGCGTCCCGGGTAGGCAGCTCAGACAAGCTCCGGCCGTTTCTGCGCACAGGCGTTCCGGTCAGAAAACCGCCGTTGGCCTCGTAGCCGACAACCCTTGCATATCCGTCGGCCGCTGCCTGCTGCATGCCTTCTATCACGTACGGCGATCCGATCCGGGTACGGTAGACCGCCTCAAACGCCCCGGTCTTTTCCAGGGCCGTATTGCAGCTGACCGGTACAACAACCGCATCCGCCTCCAGGTCCCGGGCACAAAGGATTCCGGCCACATCCCCGCGCAGCCACTCACCGTTCTCGTCGCTGATCAAGGGCCGGTCGCCGTCCCCGTCGGTGGAGACTATGGCGTCAAAACCGTATTCCTGCGCCCACTTGGCGGCCAGCTGACGATCCTCGGGCCGGATGGCTTCGGTGTCTACTGGAATAAACGTTTCAGAGCGGGCCAGAAGTGTGACGAAAGCCCCGAGGCGTTCCAGAATGTCGCGGGTCAGGTCCCTGCCCACGGCACTGTGTTCGTACAGGCCGATGCGTAGTCCGCTTAAGCAGCCGGAAGGGAAGAACCGGGTATACCGTTGGACATATTCCTCTGCAGCCTCTCGGTGGGGAGAGGGAAGAAAAGAGTCCCGGGCCAGCATGCCCTGATCGTCGAACAGGCCCTCATCCAGCTCTATCAATTGTTCTTTGATCCCGGCCTCGTCCCGCTTCAGGATCTCCCCGTCTTTTTTGGTAAATTTTATTCCGTTCCTGTCCTCCGGAATATGGCTGCCGGTAACCATGATCGTCGGCATGCCGCGCTGCAAACCATAATAAGCCACAGCAGGAGTCGGAATCCTGCCCCAATACTCCACACCATAACCTCGATCGACAACTGCTTTGGCCACTGCGGCCAGGATACGATCCGTACTTTCCCGCAGGTCCCCGGCCAGGGCTATGCCCGCTTCCGGCCCAAGATCCTGTGTTTTCTCCAAATATTGAACAAACGCTTGGGTATACGCATAACAGACCCGGTCCGTCATGTCCGTCGCCAGCCCGCGCGCTCCGCTGGTTCCAAACTTCACCTTGCTTGCTGTCATCAATTCTGTCAGGTACATTGTCTGCTCAGGTCATCCGGTCAGATTACAGCGTGCTCACTGCTCCGCGCTGTCCGTAGTTCGTTTCGATCCATTCCCGGTATTCCCCTGTCCGGACCCGATCCACCCATTCGGTGTTGTCCAGATACCACTTTATGGTC from Desulfovermiculus halophilus DSM 18834 includes:
- a CDS encoding phosphomannomutase codes for the protein MYLTELMTASKVKFGTSGARGLATDMTDRVCYAYTQAFVQYLEKTQDLGPEAGIALAGDLRESTDRILAAVAKAVVDRGYGVEYWGRIPTPAVAYYGLQRGMPTIMVTGSHIPEDRNGIKFTKKDGEILKRDEAGIKEQLIELDEGLFDDQGMLARDSFLPSPHREAAEEYVQRYTRFFPSGCLSGLRIGLYEHSAVGRDLTRDILERLGAFVTLLARSETFIPVDTEAIRPEDRQLAAKWAQEYGFDAIVSTDGDGDRPLISDENGEWLRGDVAGILCARDLEADAVVVPVSCNTALEKTGAFEAVYRTRIGSPYVIEGMQQAAADGYARVVGYEANGGFLTGTPVRRNGRSLSELPTRDALIVVISVLHQVNERQTPVSALVRQLPKRYTYSDRLTSFPPERSRELLEYFSTGDAGKDRQRMVRAFGDLIQEVHAVDRTDGLRITAQSGDILHIRPSGNAPELRCYTEADSPAGAGRIHQQVMKILDSWR